One stretch of Microplitis mediator isolate UGA2020A chromosome 9, iyMicMedi2.1, whole genome shotgun sequence DNA includes these proteins:
- the LOC130674227 gene encoding uncharacterized protein LOC130674227, with protein MNESRQLLELCFTETLNPVVITEDLYDDIYKIPWETINPPTIIINQYFKPKQIQVHNPSHPTYILSVSNSIENLRTLLMKLKSTSVWSIESLFFIIGNSCDNVSETFKILWKMDLLTSFFLCHESNNSTLIIYNYNPFTSFAPHPWKKVATNDKASNHKWTIYNQLFFNDNKICHNITFDKTKILDGHHVKTTLINKIPNATIDDVIYSGNTSFMIDRSFPYLGSFYPFLNITPVAYVLHPNVARDAMKQGYLKVLADGNYDINERRWLISNTNYTHSEILTQYYELTFSILTQKRSFISMANELSNIYSLEVLILSAVVLLLITIIITIINNFDFARSFLDVLSLSLNMGILTPLDRLSMRIIFFTGFFFIFSMGPDIQGQISASLSGPSTYNIDTLQNLYDHNYHVYYDPDLHEDIISQNIWVTDDDNKYLHPCGYNCLLKCNNNIEKNSTFACISETTLQLKIAKKSSNVYLSNNPVFTKYYAYWTRKNWALKKKFDKFGLTSFEMGFLNRMNARNENLFKKIKKIERIKRNKQYDQIVNEDLKYTYIMVGVTIITALLVFGVELMLRKLFRPTRPVHRPIPRRIPIKMKKRIAFPKRRIVSVIRQMRRRN; from the exons ATGAATGAGTCG AGGCAACTTCTTGAGTTATGTTTCACTGAAACATTAAATCCTGTTGTCATTACTGAAGATTTATATGACGACATTTACAAAATTCCATGGGAAACAATTAATCCGCCTacaataattatcaatcaatattttaaaccCAAACAAATCCAAGTGCACAATCCATCACATCCGACGTACATCCTGTCGGTTAGTAactcaattgaaaatttgagaaCACTTCTcatgaaattaaaatctaCAAGTGTCTGGAGCATTgaatcattgttttttattatcggGAACTCTTGTGATAATGTTAGcgaaacattcaaaatattgtggaaaatGGATTTGTTGACATCATTCTTCTTATGCCATGAATCAAATAATAGTactctaataatttataattacaaccCATTCACGAGTTTCGCACCACATCCGTGGAAAAAAGTTGCAACGAATGACAAAGCTAGTAACCATAAATGGACAATATATAACCAGCTTTTCTTtaatg ataataaaatttgccACAATATTACATTTgacaaaacgaaaattttagaCGGCCATCATGtaaaaactacattaattaacaaaataccAAATGCAACTATCGATGACGTTATTTATTCTGGAAATACATCTTTTATGATCGATAGATCTTTTCCGTACTTGGGTTCTTTTTatccttttttaaatataacacCAGTTGCGTATGTACTCCATCCTAATGTAGCTCGCGATGCAATGAAACAGGGATATCTAAAAGTATTAGCTGACGGTAATTATGATATTAACGAACGTAGGTGGCTCATCTCAAATACAAATTATACACATTCAGAAATACTGACTCAGTATTATGAACTTACATTTTCAATCTTAACCCAAAAAAGGAGTTTTATTTCAATGGCCAATGAGTTATCCAATATTTATAGTCTTGAAGTACTGATATTATCAGCTGTAGTGTTATTACTAAttacgataataataacaataattaataattttgactttGCACGATCGTTTTTGGATGTTCTTAGTTTGTCACTGAATATGGGAATATTGACGCCTCTCGATAGGTTATCGATGCGCATCATTTTCTTtaccggatttttttttattttttcgatgggTCCAGATATTCAGGGTCAAATATCGGCATCATTGTCAGGACCTTCAACTTATAATATCGATACGTtacaaaatttgtatgatCATAACTATCACGTGTACTATGATCCAGACTTACATGAGGATATTattagtcaaaatatatgggtAACTGacgatgataataaatatttacatccaTGTGgttataattgtttattaaaatgcaataataatattgaaaaaaattcaacattcGCCTGTATTTCTGAAACTACATTGCAATTAAAAATCGCAAAAAAGTCATCAAATGTATACTTATCAAATAATCctgtttttacaaaatattatgcCTACTGGACGCGGAAGAATTGggcgttgaaaaaaaagtttgataaaTTCGGGCTAACTTCATTTGAGATGGGTTTTCTAAATCGTATGAATGCAAGAAAcgaaaatctttttaaaaaaattaaaaaaattgaaaggattaaaagaaataaacagTATGATCAGATCGTAAACGAAGATTTGAAGTATACTTATATAATGGTCGGCGTTACTATAATCACGGCTTTATTGGTTTTCGGCGTGGAATTAATGTTACGAAAATTGTTTAGACCTACGAGGCCTGTGCATCGACCTATACCTAGACGGATAccgataaaaatgaaaaaaaggatAGCATTTCCTAAAAGACGAATCGTTTCTGTCATTAGACAAATGCGAcgtcgtaattaa